In Solanum pennellii chromosome 3, SPENNV200, a single window of DNA contains:
- the LOC107014810 gene encoding AAA-ATPase At3g50940-like → MSSSSGELKMALAKRVLSRVGSIAATVMLVQTIIHNYIPRELHAYLFFGLKNMFTKFSKQLTMVIEEFDGLVKNKIYEAATIYLANKLSPHIRRLKISKPEKEKNFNITMERNEEVIDVYDGQTFKWIWLCRQTESKHFYNPRDMDSAERSLIRSFELTFHKKNKDLVLNSYLPYIMEEAILQKHKNKTIKIHTVGYERMSSLHDMWKPVNFDHPATFETIAMKADQKEMILKDLERFTRRKEYYRKVGKAWKRGYLLYGPPGTGKTSLIAAIANYLNFDIYDLELTTVTRNSDLRKLLVATTNKSILVIEDIDCTINLKANFVNRAMHVPSSDFHQSEITITLSGLLNFIDGLWSSCGDERIIIFTTNHIEKLDPALLRPGRMDVHIHMAYCTPCGFKLLAANYLGIKDHNLFNEIEELIDIANVTPAEVTEQLLKEHEVEDSLKGLINFLHKKMKEEEEAMEITQMESDDEKKECSP, encoded by the exons ATGTCCTCTTCATCAGGAGAATTGAAAATGGCCCTAGCCAAGAGGGTTTTATCGAGAGTTGGCTCAATTGCAGCAACTGTCATGTTGGTTCAAACGATAATCCACAACTACATCCCCAGGGAACTCCATGCATATCTATTCTTTGGACTCAAAAACATGTTCACCAAGTTCTCAAAACAGCTAACGATGGTGATTGAAGAATTTGATGGCTTGgtcaaaaacaaaatttatgaagCTGCAACAATCTATTTGGCCAACAAGTTGTCCCCTCACATCCGAAGACTTAAAATAAGTAAGCCTGAGAAGGAGAAGAATTTCAACATCACTATGGAACGTAATGAGGAG GTGATAGATGTTTATGATGGACAGACATTCAAGTGGATTTGGCTATGCAGACAAACAGAATCTAAACACTTCTACAACCCTAGAGACATGGATTCCGCTGAGAGATCTCTAATAAGGTCCTTTGAATTGACATTTCACAAGAAAAACAAAGACCTAGTCCTTAATTCTTACTTGCCATACATCATGGAAGAAGCAATATTgcaaaaacacaaaaacaagACGATCAAGATTCATACTGTGGGTTACGAAAGGATGTCTAGTTTACATGACATGTGGAAGCCGGTGAATTTTGATCATCCTGCCACTTTTGAGACAATCGCAATGAAAGCAGACCAGAAAGAGATGATCTTGAAGGATTTGGAGAGATTCACGAGGAGGAAAGAGTATTACAGGAAAGTAGGTAAGGCATGGAAAAGAGGGTATTTGTTGTATGGTCCTCCGGGAACTGGAAAAACTAGTTTGATTGCTGCAATAGCGAATTACTTAAACTTCGATATATATGATTTGGAGTTGACTACAGTGACGCGGAATTCAGATTTAAGGAAGTTATTGGTTGCCACAACCAATAAGTCAATTTTGGTGATTGAGGACATTGATTGTACCATCAACTTGAAAGCTAATTTCGTTAATCGAGCTATGCATGTTCCTTCAAGTGATTTTCATCAGTCAGAAATCACG ATCACCTTGTCaggtttattaaattttattgacGGGCTATGGTCGAGCTGTGGAGACGAAAGAATCATAATTTTCACAACAAATCACATAGAAAAACTCGACCCTGCACTGCTGCGACCTGGCAGAATGGACGTGCACATTCACATGGCATATTGCACACCTTGCGGCTTCAAACTTCTTGCTGCGAATTACTTGGGGATTAAAGATCATAATCTTTTCAATGAAATCGAGGAATTGATTGATATAGCCAATGTGACACCAGCAGAAGTGACAGAACAATTGTTGAAGGAACATGAAGTTGAAGATTCACTTAAAGGGTTGATTAATTTTCTTCACAAAAAGATGAAAGAGGAGGAAGAGGCCATGGAAATAACTCAAATGGAGTCAGATGATGAGAAGAAAGAATGCTCCCCTTAA